The genomic region CTTCCCCCATCTGCTCGCACCGTTGGTCGACGGATGTTAGCATGGGCTTGGTGAGAGAAGTGAACATTTCATTGCTGAAGCCGGTCAACGCTACATCTTCTGGCACTTGCAGGCCATGCTCCTCTACCACTTGCAGCGCCCCAGCAACGGCAGCATCGCTGGAGGAAAAAACAGCATCGGGGCGCTCCGGTAGTCGCAATAACTGTTGCATGGCCTGCCTACCCGTATCTACCGTCATGGTGTTGCAATACACAATTAAGTTGTCCAGCGCAGGTAGTCCGTGTTTTTGGAGTGCATCGAGGTAGCCTTGGCGGCGGTTCTTATAGATACCTAGGTGCTGCGGACCAGCAAAGTGTCCAATTCGTCGACAACCCTGTTCAATCAGATGCTCAGTGGAAAGAAAGCCCCCCGCGTAATCATCAAGCAACACGGCATTAACCTCGGTTCCCAGCAGAATCCTATCGAAAAATACTAGCGGAATCCCGCGCTGCTGCACCTTCTCGAAATGCGCAAAATCGTGCGTGGTGCGCGACAAGGATACCAAAACACCTTCCACCTGGGCGCTCAGCAGCGTTTCAATGTTCTGCCGCTCGTGCCCTACCTCCTCGTTCGATTGACAGATGATAATATTAAAGCCTGCCTGGCTAGCTGCCAGCTCAATTCCCTTGATAACAGCGGCAAAAAACCGTCCATCGATAAAGGGTACAATAACTCCTAGCAGTTTGCTTTTGCCTTTGCGCAGTCCGGCCGCTAGGTGGTTTGGCTGATAGTTCATC from Hymenobacter aerilatus harbors:
- a CDS encoding LacI family DNA-binding transcriptional regulator, which encodes MRKERETKPTSITDLAKQLGLSASGVSRALNNDPRISAATKQRVQELAQQMNYQPNHLAAGLRKGKSKLLGVIVPFIDGRFFAAVIKGIELAASQAGFNIIICQSNEEVGHERQNIETLLSAQVEGVLVSLSRTTHDFAHFEKVQQRGIPLVFFDRILLGTEVNAVLLDDYAGGFLSTEHLIEQGCRRIGHFAGPQHLGIYKNRRQGYLDALQKHGLPALDNLIVYCNTMTVDTGRQAMQQLLRLPERPDAVFSSSDAAVAGALQVVEEHGLQVPEDVALTGFSNEMFTSLTKPMLTSVDQRCEQMGEAAVQLFLQLRQEKKGSATQHHVVLEPELRVRASSLRRG